From the genome of Vicinamibacterales bacterium:
CGTCGATCGTGCTGATGGAGAACGCCGGCCGGCAGGTCGTGGCGGCGCTCGACAGTCTGGTGGACGACCTGGCCGCGCGCCGCGTCGCGGTGCTGTGCGGCACGGGCAACAACGGCGGCGACGGATTCGTCGTCGCGCGGGCGCTCCACCAGCGGGGGCTCGACCCGGCCGTCTTCCTGGTCGGCGTAGCGAGCGCCGTGGCCGGCGACGCGCGCGTGAACCTGGAGATCCTGGCGCGGCTCGGCGTGACGCTCGTCGAGATCGCGGACGCGGCTGCCTGGGAGTTGCACGGGTCGCACGTCACCGGCGCTGACCTGGTCGTGGACGCGCTGGTGGGGACGGGATTGAACCGGGCGCTGTCGGGCCTGCACGAGACGATCGTCGCCGACATCAACGCGTCGGCGGCCGCGGTGGTCGCCATCGATCTGCCATCCGGTCTGTCGGCCGACACGGCCGAGCCGCTGGGCCCGTCGCTCCACGCCGACATCACCGTCACGCTGGCCGCGCCGAAAGTGCCGCTCGTGCTCCCGCCTGGCGAGCACACCGCGGGCGACGTGGTCATCGGCGACATCGGCGTCCCGGCGTTCGTGATCGACGACGCCGACGGCCCGCGCCTGTTCCTGCTCACGCGCGAGTACGTGCGCACGCTCGTGACGCCGCGAAGCCCGGACGCCCACAAGGGCGACTTCGGGCGCGTGGTCATCGCGGCCGGGTCGCTCGGGTTCACGGGCGCCGCCGCCCTGGCCGCCAGGGGCGCGCTGCGGGCGGGTGCGGGGCTCGTGACCGTGGCGACGCCGGCGTCGGCGCAGCCGGTGGTGGCCGGCCTCGGCACGGAGTTCATGACGTTCGCGGCGGATGAGGTCGATGGTCGGATGGGCGCGGCCGCCGTGGACCAGGTCCTGCGGCTCACCACCGACGTCGTCGCCGCAGGGCCTGGGCTCGGCTCGGGACCGGACGTGGCGGCGTTCGTCCGCGGCCTGTTGGAACGCTGCGAGGCGCCGCTCATCCTGGACGCGGATGCCCTCAACGCCTGCGTAGGCGATCCCTCGGTGCTCGTCGGCCGGGACGACCGGCCCGTGATCGTCACGCCGCATCCGGGCGAGATGGCGCGCCTCGTCGGCTGCTCGACCGACGACGTCCAGGCCGACCGCGTGGGCGTGGCGTCGGAGTTCGCGGCTCGTCATCGCGTGACCGTGGTGCTGAAGGGCTACCGCACGCTCGTCGTCACGCCAGGCGGTGACGTGTTCGTGAACCCGACCGGCAGTCCCGGCATGGCGACGGCCGGCAGCGGCGATGTCCTCACGGGCATCCTGGCCGCGGTGCTGGCCCAGACGCTCGACCCGACGCCCGCGTGTCAGCTCGCCGTCTACCTCCACGGGGCCGCCGGGGAACTGGCGGACGCCGACGAGGGCGAGATGTCGATGGTGGCCGGCGACATCGTGTCCCATCTCGGCGATGCGGTGCAGGAGCTCACGGCCCGCACGCGCGCCGCCGCCCCGCGGGGCGAATGACGGCACCCGCCACCTACGTCACGACAGACGAGGCTGCCACCCGGCACGTGGCCCGCACCCTGGCGGCAACGCTCGCCCCCGGGGCGATCGTGCTCCTGGAGGGCGAACTCGGTGCGGGGAAGACGGCGTTCGTGAAGGGGCTGGCCCAGGGGCTGGGCCTGGATCCGGACGACGTCACCAGTCCCACGTTCACCCTGGTTCACGAGTATCTCGGCGGCCGCCTGCCGCTCGTCCACCTGGATCTGTATCGGCTCGCCACGACCGAGCTGGACGAGGTCGGACTCGACCCGGATCTCGCCGCCCGCGGCATCGTCGTCGTGGAGTGGGCGGAACGACTCGCCCGCGTGCCTGCCGACGCGGTCGTCGTCCGGATCGCGGACCGCGGAGGCGACAGCCGCGCCATCGAGATTCAGCCTGTCGCCGGCTGACCGCCTCGGCCGGTCCAGGAGGCGCGGCTTCCTCGTGCGTCGGGCGACCGCATCCTCATGTCCCGCGTCGCGGGCGAGTGGCGGGCCGCCAGGCGGACGGCCCTTCGGCGACCAGGTCCCCGGTCCCTACAAGGTGTGAGACTACTCCGTGCGGTAGTTGGGGGCTTCCTTCGTGATCGCCACGTCGTGCACGTGGCTCTCGCGCACCCCGGCCGGCGTGATCCGGACCATGCGCGCGTCGGTCTGCAGGTCGCCGATGGTGCGGCACCCGCAGTACCCCATGCCGGCCCTCAGGCCGCCCACCAACTGATGGACGAGCGACGACAGCGACCCCTTGTGGGGCACGCGGCCCTCGATGCCCTCGGGCACGAGCTTCTCGGAGCTGGTGCTCACCTTGCCCTCGAGCTGGAACTCGTCCTGGAAGTAGCGGTCCCGCGAGCCCTTGCGCATGGCGCCGATCGAGCCCATGCCGCGGTACTCCTTGAAGCTCCGCCCCTGGAACAGGATGAGCTCGCCCGGGCTCTCGTCGGTGCCGGCGAACAGGTTGCCGATCATCACCGAGTTCGCGCCCACGGCCAGCGCCTTCACGATGTCGCCCGAGTACCGGATGCCGCCGTCCGCGATGATGGGCACGCCGTGCGGCCGGGCCGCCTCGGCGCACTCGTGGATGGACGAGATCATGGGCATGCCGATGCCGGCCACGACGCGCGTCGTGCAGATCGACCCGGCGCCGATGCCGACCTTCACCGCGTCCACCCCCAGGCGGATGAGGGCCTCGGTGGCCTCGGCCGTGGCCACGTTGCCGGCGATGAGGTCCACATCGGGAAAGCGTCGCCGCAGCTCCTTCACGATGTCCAGCACGCCCTGGCTGTGGCCGTGCGCGGTGTCGATGACGATGACGTCGACGTGCGCGGCCACGAGCGCCTCGGCGCGCTCGACCGTGTTCTGGGCCGTGCCGACGGCCGCCGCGCAGCGGAGCCGGCCCAGCGAGTCCTTGCAGGCGTTCGGGTACTTGATGGCCTTCTGGATGTCCTTGACCGTGATGAGGCCCTTCAACCGGAAGGCGTGGTCCACGACGAGGAGCTTCTCGACCTTGTGGCGGTGCAGGATCTCGCGCGCCTCGTCGAGCGTCGTGCCCACCGGCACCGTGATCAGCTGGTCCTTGGTCATCACGTCCGCGACGCGCTGCTGGACGTTGGTCTCGAAGCGGAGATCACGGTTGGTCAGGATGCCGACCAGGCGCCCTTCCTTGCTGCCGTCCTCGGTGATGGGCACGCCCGAGATCCGGTAGCGGGCCATCAGCTCGAGCGCCTCCTGGATGCGGTGGGTGGGGGAGAGCGTGATCGGGTTGACGATCATGCCGCTCTCCGACCGCTTGACCCGGTCCACCTCGGCGGCCTGGTCTTCGACCGACAGGTTCTTGTGGATGACGCCGATCCCGCCCTGCTGCGCCATCGCGATGGCCATCGACGACTCCGTCACCGTGTCCATCGCCGCGGACAGCAGCGGCACGTGCAGGGCGATGTTCCTCGTCAGCCGCGTCGCGACCTCCACCTGCGCGGGCAGCACGTTCGAATGCCGCGGCACGAGCAGCACGTCGTCGAAGGTGAGCGCGGTGGACAGGCGCGCGTCGAGGGACGTGCGGGTCTCTGTGGCGGAAGCGGTCGGCAGCGTCATGGGAGTGCTCTCTACGGCAGGTCAGATGCACGAAAGGCCGACGCACGGGTCGGCCTTGGGAATGGGAGCAGGACGGCGCATCGGGTCGTCGATGCCATCAGTTGGCCCCGTGGCACTTCTTGTACTTCTTGCCGCTTCCGCACCAGCACGGGTCGTTGCGGCCGATCTTGGGCTCGTCGCGGCGGACGGTCGTCACCGGCGCGTCGTCGCCGCCCACGCGGGCGGGCTGCCTGGCGGGCGTGCCGCCGCCGTCGGCGGCCGCGGGCGAGGCCTGCGGCGGCGGGAAGCCGGACGCCGGACGGTCGGACGGGCTGCTGTAGGTGAGGGGCGTGGCGCGGCGCGGCGCCGGGCGCGGCACAGGCGGCGCCTGGGCCTCGGGGCCGCCCTCGACCGGGCGCAGCCACCAGAGATAGCGCACCATCTCGGCTTCGATACGGCTGCGCATGTCCTGGAAGAGCTGGTAGCTCTCCTTCTTGTATTCGACGAGCGGGTCCCGCTGGCCGTAGCTGCGCAGGCTGATGCCGTCCTTCAGGTGATCCAGCGAGTAGAGGTGGTCCTTCCACTGCGAGTCCACGATCTGGAGCATCAGGTCGCGCTCGACGCGCCGCATGATGTCGGTCGGGATCACCCGCTCCTTGTCCTCGTAGCGGCTCACGACCGTCGCGCTGAGCGCGTCGCGGATCTCGGCCGGGCGTCCGTCGAACGGAATCGCGGCGTAGTCGCGGTCGTCCAGCGCGAAGAGCTCGGTCATCTCGCGCCGCAGCGCCTCGAGATCCCACGTGCTGTGGTCGCCCTCCTTGGGGCAGTACAGCTCCACCTTGTCGTCGACGAGGTCCTCGGCCGTGGCCATCAGGTAGC
Proteins encoded in this window:
- the guaB gene encoding IMP dehydrogenase gives rise to the protein MTLPTASATETRTSLDARLSTALTFDDVLLVPRHSNVLPAQVEVATRLTRNIALHVPLLSAAMDTVTESSMAIAMAQQGGIGVIHKNLSVEDQAAEVDRVKRSESGMIVNPITLSPTHRIQEALELMARYRISGVPITEDGSKEGRLVGILTNRDLRFETNVQQRVADVMTKDQLITVPVGTTLDEAREILHRHKVEKLLVVDHAFRLKGLITVKDIQKAIKYPNACKDSLGRLRCAAAVGTAQNTVERAEALVAAHVDVIVIDTAHGHSQGVLDIVKELRRRFPDVDLIAGNVATAEATEALIRLGVDAVKVGIGAGSICTTRVVAGIGMPMISSIHECAEAARPHGVPIIADGGIRYSGDIVKALAVGANSVMIGNLFAGTDESPGELILFQGRSFKEYRGMGSIGAMRKGSRDRYFQDEFQLEGKVSTSSEKLVPEGIEGRVPHKGSLSSLVHQLVGGLRAGMGYCGCRTIGDLQTDARMVRITPAGVRESHVHDVAITKEAPNYRTE
- the tsaE gene encoding tRNA (adenosine(37)-N6)-threonylcarbamoyltransferase complex ATPase subunit type 1 TsaE, translating into MTAPATYVTTDEAATRHVARTLAATLAPGAIVLLEGELGAGKTAFVKGLAQGLGLDPDDVTSPTFTLVHEYLGGRLPLVHLDLYRLATTELDEVGLDPDLAARGIVVVEWAERLARVPADAVVVRIADRGGDSRAIEIQPVAG
- a CDS encoding NAD(P)H-hydrate dehydratase, translated to TSSAPGRRLHMQDSRRVGPLRVLNTRQMRAVDRRTIDEVGVPSIVLMENAGRQVVAALDSLVDDLAARRVAVLCGTGNNGGDGFVVARALHQRGLDPAVFLVGVASAVAGDARVNLEILARLGVTLVEIADAAAWELHGSHVTGADLVVDALVGTGLNRALSGLHETIVADINASAAAVVAIDLPSGLSADTAEPLGPSLHADITVTLAAPKVPLVLPPGEHTAGDVVIGDIGVPAFVIDDADGPRLFLLTREYVRTLVTPRSPDAHKGDFGRVVIAAGSLGFTGAAALAARGALRAGAGLVTVATPASAQPVVAGLGTEFMTFAADEVDGRMGAAAVDQVLRLTTDVVAAGPGLGSGPDVAAFVRGLLERCEAPLILDADALNACVGDPSVLVGRDDRPVIVTPHPGEMARLVGCSTDDVQADRVGVASEFAARHRVTVVLKGYRTLVVTPGGDVFVNPTGSPGMATAGSGDVLTGILAAVLAQTLDPTPACQLAVYLHGAAGELADADEGEMSMVAGDIVSHLGDAVQELTARTRAAAPRGE